The genomic region GCGACGACGCGGCCGGGCAGGTGGGCGAGCTCGATCATCGTCCGCTGCGTTCCCGGCGGCAGGCCCGCCGGGCCGACGGTGCGGAGGGCGAAGCGCAGCCTGGTCGTGCCCGGCAGGCGCTCCAGCAGGTGGGCGGCGAGGCAGTCGGCCGGCACCGAGTCGAGGCCGGCCGACGGCAGCAGCATCACGTCGCGCTCGCGCGCCGCCGCGTCGAGGTCGGCCATGGCCGCGAGCACGGGCAGCTCGCCGGTGACGTCGACGTAGTGCGCCCCGGCGCGCAGGCAGCCCTCGACGACCTGGCGCCAGGTGTTGACGTAGGGGCCAGCCATGTTCAACACGACCCGCGCGCCACGCAGGCCGGCGTCGACCGCCACGGGGTCGTCGAGGGCGAAGGCCCGCCCCTCGAGCCCGAGCTCGCCGGCCAGGCGCGTGACGGCCTCGCGGTCCCGTCCAGCCAGCACGGGCTGCAGCCCCTCGGCGTGGGCCAGGCGGGCCACCGCCTCGCCGACGAAGCCGTTGGAGCCGTAGATCACCAGCCTGTCGCTGGGCACGTCCGCGGACCTCAGGGAGCGCCGGCCCACGCTTCCAACGCGGCGCGGAGGCGCGCCGGGCAGGCGGTGCGGTGGGCCTCGATCAGCAGGCCCTCCAGCTCGCGCTCGCTCAGGCCGGCGTCGAGGTAGACGCCCAGCCAGCCGCGGTGCCCCACGTAGGGCGGCCTGAAGTACGCCTCCGGCCGCGCGGACACGAGCGCCTCCTGCGCGCCGGGAGGCGCGGCGCACCAGAGATGCGGGCGCCGGTTGTCGTGATGCGCGGCGTGGAACGTCGCGAACTGCCGGCCACCCTCGACGAACCACGCCGGGTGGCCGTGGCTCGGCCTCTCCTCGACCTCCGGCAGGGACAGGCAGATCCGCCTGACGACGCCCAGGGGGTCGGTCATGCCGCGAGTGTACGCGGGCGGCTAGCATCGCCGCATGACCCTGGGCGAGTACCAGCAGGCGGCGCGGACCACGGCCCTCTACCCCGCTGAGGTGCGGGTCCTCTACCCCACCCTCAAGCTCGCCGGCGAGGCGGGCGAGGTGGCCGAGAAGCTAGGGAAGCTGATGCGCGACGAGGGCTACCTGCCGGGACAGCCGCTCACGGACGCGCAGAAGGGCGCCTTGGCCGCCGAGCTGGGCGACGTGCTCTGGTACGTGGCGAACCTCGCCGCCGACCTCGGGCTGTCGCTGGAGGAGGTGGCGAGCGGCAACCTCGCGAAGCTGGCCAGCCGCCGCGCCCGCGGCGTGATCCACGGCAGCGGCGACGACCGCTGAGCGGGCCCACGGGTGCGGCCGCTGCCCGCGTGGCCGGCTCCCGGGGCCCGAGGCACGCCGTCGGGCAGCGCCGGGGCCCTGGCG from Trueperaceae bacterium harbors:
- a CDS encoding saccharopine dehydrogenase NADP-binding domain-containing protein, which encodes MPSDRLVIYGSNGFVGEAVARLAHAEGLQPVLAGRDREAVTRLAGELGLEGRAFALDDPVAVDAGLRGARVVLNMAGPYVNTWRQVVEGCLRAGAHYVDVTGELPVLAAMADLDAAARERDVMLLPSAGLDSVPADCLAAHLLERLPGTTRLRFALRTVGPAGLPPGTQRTMIELAHLPGRVVAGGRLAEAHGPATMRVDFGDGHVTVVRYPGPDPLVVNRSTGVPDVQAFVALSPALRLAYRALRLSRPLLRPPAARRLLRRFVLPGPSEEARRLSRTDTWAEARDGAGGVAVSRLHGPEGAVVWTSRSAIAVAKRALAGDAPPGLQTPAGAYGADLVLECDGVSREDVV
- a CDS encoding MmcQ/YjbR family DNA-binding protein, with protein sequence MTDPLGVVRRICLSLPEVEERPSHGHPAWFVEGGRQFATFHAAHHDNRRPHLWCAAPPGAQEALVSARPEAYFRPPYVGHRGWLGVYLDAGLSERELEGLLIEAHRTACPARLRAALEAWAGAP
- a CDS encoding nucleoside triphosphate pyrophosphohydrolase family protein; its protein translation is MTLGEYQQAARTTALYPAEVRVLYPTLKLAGEAGEVAEKLGKLMRDEGYLPGQPLTDAQKGALAAELGDVLWYVANLAADLGLSLEEVASGNLAKLASRRARGVIHGSGDDR